The Rhodobacter sp. CZR27 genome includes a window with the following:
- a CDS encoding nitroreductase has translation MPAPKPDVLDFLLTRRSRPAKTLGLPVPSREGLMPILTAALRVPDHGKLEPWRLIVLERAAMPRLVALAETRADALGLDEEKRFKGRSQFEQSHLAVVVVASPKPSDKVPAIEQTLSAGAVGLSLLNAAEAAGWGANWLTGWPAYDRGFLREGLGLEDHEFVAGIIHIGSETILPPERPRPDIASLTTWVNE, from the coding sequence ATGCCCGCACCGAAGCCCGACGTGCTCGACTTCCTGCTGACACGCCGCTCGCGGCCCGCCAAGACCCTCGGCCTCCCCGTTCCGTCGCGCGAGGGGTTGATGCCGATCCTGACCGCCGCGCTTCGGGTGCCCGACCACGGCAAGCTGGAGCCCTGGCGGCTGATCGTGCTGGAGCGCGCGGCCATGCCACGGCTGGTCGCGCTGGCCGAGACGCGGGCGGATGCGCTGGGGCTGGACGAGGAGAAGCGCTTCAAGGGCCGGTCGCAGTTCGAGCAGAGCCATCTGGCGGTGGTCGTGGTGGCCAGTCCGAAGCCGTCGGACAAGGTGCCGGCGATCGAGCAGACGCTGTCCGCCGGGGCCGTCGGCCTTTCGCTTCTGAACGCCGCCGAGGCGGCCGGCTGGGGAGCGAACTGGCTGACCGGGTGGCCGGCCTACGACCGCGGCTTCCTGCGCGAGGGGCTCGGCCTTGAAGATCACGAGTTCGTCGCGGGCATCATCCATATCGGCAGCGAAACGATCCTGCCTCCCGAGCGCCCGCGGCCCGATATTGCCAGTCTCACCACATGGGTAAACGAATGA
- a CDS encoding ABC transporter permease, whose translation MTRTEWLLTEHPRSRRQARLGQAYRTWLALRGNRLAMVGLWIIVALVAVAILAPWLAPHDPLVGGDLRTERLLPPSWAHPMGTDDLARDILSRVIWGSQLTLMVVALVALIATPIGLAIGTTAGYLGGWVDTVLMRATDIFLAFPRLILALAFVAALGPGIENAIIAIALTSWPPYARLARAETLTIRDSDFINAARLQGASSLRILWGHVTPLCLSSVIVRVTLDMAGIILTAAGLGFLGLGAQPPQPEWGAMIAGGRRFIIDQWWVATMPGLAIFVVSLGFNLLGDGLRDVLDPKARK comes from the coding sequence ATGACCCGGACCGAGTGGCTGCTGACGGAACACCCCCGCTCGCGCCGGCAGGCGCGGCTTGGGCAGGCCTATCGCACTTGGCTTGCGCTGCGTGGCAACCGGCTGGCGATGGTGGGCCTCTGGATCATCGTGGCCTTGGTCGCCGTGGCGATCCTCGCGCCCTGGCTTGCGCCGCACGACCCGCTGGTGGGAGGTGACCTGCGCACCGAGCGCCTGCTGCCGCCGTCCTGGGCGCATCCGATGGGCACCGACGATCTGGCGCGGGACATCCTCAGCCGGGTGATCTGGGGCTCGCAGCTGACGCTGATGGTGGTCGCTTTGGTCGCGCTGATCGCCACGCCCATCGGCCTCGCAATCGGCACGACCGCAGGCTATCTCGGCGGTTGGGTCGATACGGTGCTGATGCGGGCGACCGACATCTTCCTGGCCTTCCCGCGGTTGATCCTGGCGCTGGCCTTCGTGGCGGCGCTGGGCCCGGGGATCGAGAACGCCATCATCGCCATCGCGCTGACCTCCTGGCCGCCTTACGCGCGCCTTGCCCGGGCCGAGACGCTGACGATCCGCGACAGCGACTTCATCAACGCTGCCCGCCTTCAGGGGGCATCGAGCCTGCGCATCCTCTGGGGTCATGTCACGCCGCTGTGCCTGTCCTCAGTCATCGTCCGGGTGACGCTGGACATGGCGGGCATCATCCTGACGGCGGCGGGGCTCGGGTTCCTCGGCCTCGGCGCGCAACCCCCGCAGCCTGAATGGGGCGCGATGATCGCCGGAGGCCGGCGCTTCATCATCGACCAATGGTGGGTCGCGACCATGCCCGGCCTTGCGATCTTCGTGGTCTCGCTGGGCTTCAACCTGCTCGGCGACGGGCTGCGCGACGTGCTCGACCCGAAGGCGCGCAAATGA
- a CDS encoding EI24 domain-containing protein: MIQDFLRAIGQIGDARFRGVLWMGVGLALALLAVIYVAFIILLQMLVPDTVTIPWIGEVGVVDDLLSWGSVVLMIGLSVFLMIPVASAFTGFFLDRVVDAVEVKHYAGLPPATPLPLWDQLIDSANFFAILVLVNLLALVLLFFAGPLFPILFWALNGFLLGREYFTLVAMRRLGRAGAKALRARHSGQIWLAGTLMAAPLSIPIVNLLVPVLGVATFTHLYHRVSGRP, translated from the coding sequence ATGATCCAGGATTTCCTTCGAGCGATCGGCCAGATCGGCGACGCACGCTTTCGCGGCGTCCTCTGGATGGGCGTGGGCCTTGCGCTCGCCCTGCTTGCCGTCATTTACGTGGCCTTCATCATCCTGCTCCAGATGCTGGTGCCCGACACCGTGACGATCCCGTGGATCGGCGAAGTGGGTGTCGTGGACGACCTGCTGTCCTGGGGCTCGGTGGTGCTGATGATCGGGCTCTCGGTCTTCCTGATGATCCCGGTCGCCTCGGCCTTCACCGGCTTCTTCCTGGACCGGGTGGTGGATGCGGTCGAGGTGAAACACTACGCGGGCCTGCCGCCCGCGACACCGCTGCCGCTCTGGGACCAACTGATCGACAGCGCGAACTTCTTCGCCATCCTCGTGCTGGTCAACCTGCTGGCGCTGGTGCTGCTGTTCTTCGCGGGGCCGCTGTTCCCGATCCTGTTCTGGGCGCTGAACGGCTTCCTGCTCGGACGGGAATATTTCACGCTGGTGGCGATGCGCAGGCTGGGCCGCGCGGGCGCAAAGGCGCTTCGGGCGCGCCATTCCGGGCAGATCTGGCTGGCGGGCACGCTGATGGCCGCACCGCTCTCGATCCCGATCGTGAACCTTCTGGTGCCGGTGCTGGGCGTCGCGACCTTCACCCACCTCTACCACCGGGTCAGCGGCCGCCCCTGA
- the aspS gene encoding aspartate--tRNA ligase, producing MHAYRSHTCAELNAGHVGQEVRLSGWVHRVRDHGGVLFIDLRDHYGITQVIADADSPAFAELEKVRAEWVIRIEGRVKGRDAALVNPKLATGEIEVYTTGLTVLGAADELPMPVFGDVDYPEETRLTYRFLDLRREKLHANMMLRSNVVRSLRNRMWDAGFNEFQTPIITASSPEGARDFLVPSRLHPGKFYALPQAPQQFKQLIMVAGFDRYFQIAPCFRDEDPRADRSPTDFYQLDIEMSFVEQEDVFQAVQPVIQGIFEEFGGGRRVDADWPRIAYRDAMLWYGSDKPDLRNPIRMQVVSEHFRGSGFAIFAKLLENEGTEIRAIPAPTGGSRKFCDRMNAFAQQQGLPGMGYIFWRKGDDGAMEAAGPLAKNIGPERTEAIRLQLGLGEGDAAFFLGGKPETFEAVAGRARNEIGRELGLTEEGCFRFAWIVDFPMYEKDDEGKIDFSHNPFSMPQGGMAALEGDPLKVLAYQYDLACNGYELISGGIRNHKPEIMFKAFELAGYPASEVEKRFGGMVKAFRYGAPPHGGCAAGIDRIVMLLADEANIREVIMFPMNQRAEDLLMGAPSEPTNEQLRELRLRVVPKD from the coding sequence ATGCACGCCTATCGCAGCCACACTTGCGCGGAACTGAATGCCGGGCACGTCGGTCAGGAGGTGCGGCTTTCGGGCTGGGTCCACCGCGTGCGCGACCATGGCGGCGTGCTGTTCATCGACCTGCGCGACCATTACGGCATCACTCAGGTGATCGCCGATGCCGATTCGCCGGCCTTCGCCGAGCTGGAGAAGGTGCGCGCCGAATGGGTGATCCGCATCGAGGGCCGGGTAAAGGGCCGTGACGCGGCGCTGGTGAATCCCAAGCTCGCGACCGGCGAGATCGAGGTCTATACCACGGGCCTGACCGTGCTGGGTGCCGCGGACGAGCTGCCGATGCCGGTCTTCGGCGACGTGGACTATCCCGAGGAGACGCGGCTCACCTACCGCTTCCTCGACCTGCGGCGCGAGAAGCTGCATGCCAACATGATGCTGCGCTCGAACGTGGTGCGCAGCTTGCGCAACCGGATGTGGGACGCGGGCTTCAACGAGTTCCAGACGCCGATCATCACCGCCTCCTCGCCGGAAGGGGCGCGCGACTTCCTCGTGCCGTCGCGGCTGCATCCGGGCAAGTTCTATGCCCTGCCGCAGGCCCCGCAGCAGTTCAAGCAGCTGATCATGGTCGCGGGCTTCGACCGCTATTTCCAGATCGCGCCCTGCTTCCGCGACGAGGACCCGCGCGCCGACCGCTCGCCCACCGACTTCTACCAGCTCGATATCGAGATGAGCTTCGTCGAGCAGGAGGACGTGTTCCAGGCGGTGCAGCCGGTGATCCAGGGGATCTTCGAGGAGTTCGGCGGCGGGCGCCGCGTCGATGCCGACTGGCCGCGGATCGCCTATCGCGATGCGATGCTGTGGTATGGCTCGGACAAGCCGGACCTTCGCAACCCGATCCGGATGCAGGTGGTCAGCGAGCATTTCCGCGGCTCGGGCTTTGCGATCTTCGCCAAGCTCCTTGAGAACGAGGGCACCGAGATCCGCGCGATCCCCGCGCCTACTGGGGGCAGCCGCAAGTTCTGCGACCGGATGAACGCTTTTGCGCAGCAGCAGGGCCTGCCGGGGATGGGCTACATCTTCTGGCGCAAGGGCGACGATGGGGCGATGGAGGCCGCCGGGCCGCTGGCCAAGAACATCGGGCCGGAGCGGACCGAAGCGATCCGGCTGCAACTGGGTCTGGGCGAGGGCGACGCGGCCTTCTTCCTCGGCGGCAAGCCCGAAACCTTCGAGGCCGTCGCGGGGCGCGCGCGCAACGAGATCGGCCGCGAACTGGGGCTGACCGAGGAAGGCTGCTTCCGCTTCGCCTGGATCGTCGATTTCCCGATGTACGAGAAGGACGACGAAGGGAAGATCGACTTCTCGCACAACCCGTTCTCGATGCCGCAGGGCGGGATGGCGGCGCTGGAGGGCGACCCGCTCAAGGTTCTGGCCTACCAGTATGACCTGGCCTGCAACGGTTACGAGCTGATCTCGGGCGGGATCCGCAACCACAAGCCCGAGATCATGTTCAAGGCATTCGAATTGGCCGGCTATCCGGCGTCCGAGGTCGAGAAGCGCTTCGGCGGCATGGTCAAGGCGTTCCGCTACGGCGCCCCGCCCCACGGTGGCTGCGCGGCCGGTATCGACCGGATCGTGATGCTGCTCGCGGACGAGGCGAACATCCGCGAGGTCATCATGTTCCCGATGAACCAGCGCGCGGAGGACCTGCTGATGGGCGCGCCCTCCGAACCCACCAACGAGCAGCTGCGTGAGTTGCGGCTGCGTGTCGTGCCGAAGGATTGA
- a CDS encoding ABC transporter substrate-binding protein codes for MFIRARLLATAAIAAFALTTAPLSAETPPDTFIQAWAIDDMITLDPAEVFEFTASEIIGNSYETIIGYEVEDVSKIFGRVAESWEISEDGKTMSFTVRQGKKFASGNDLTAEDVVYSIVRAIKLDKSPAFILGQFGLTPDNVEEKVKQTGDYSFTFEMDKAYAPTFLLYCLTATVAAVVDKDLVQSHEENGDWGYNWLKTNYAGSGPFTIREWRANEAVVMERNDNWDGEKPAMARTIYRHIPEAATERLLLEQGDIDIARKLLPEEIDALSNNPDIKIQSGVKGTIFYLGLNQKNEYLAKPEVREAMKWLVDYDAIAETLVKGMKKKHQTFLPEGFLGALDSNPYSFDPAKAKELLAKAGLPDGFTVTMDTRNTPEVTSIAQAIQQTMAQAGITIEIIPGDGGQTLEKYRARTHDIYIGQWGPDYQDPHTNATFAQNPDNSDTAASKPLAWRNAWEIPELTAKADAAVLERDTEKRAQMYREMQEEVLKTSPFVIMFQESEVVAMRKNVEGYVIGPSFNDNSFAAVTK; via the coding sequence ATGTTCATCCGAGCGCGCTTGCTGGCGACGGCGGCCATTGCCGCATTCGCCCTGACCACGGCTCCGCTTTCCGCCGAGACGCCGCCCGACACCTTCATCCAGGCCTGGGCGATCGACGACATGATCACGCTCGACCCGGCCGAGGTGTTCGAGTTCACCGCCTCCGAGATCATCGGCAACAGCTACGAGACGATCATCGGCTATGAGGTGGAGGACGTCTCGAAGATCTTCGGCCGCGTCGCCGAAAGCTGGGAGATCTCGGAAGACGGCAAGACCATGAGCTTCACCGTCCGTCAGGGCAAGAAGTTCGCCTCGGGCAATGACCTGACGGCCGAGGACGTGGTCTATTCCATCGTCCGCGCGATCAAGCTCGACAAGTCGCCGGCCTTCATCCTCGGCCAGTTCGGCCTGACGCCCGACAACGTCGAGGAGAAGGTCAAGCAGACCGGCGACTACAGCTTCACCTTCGAGATGGACAAGGCCTATGCGCCGACCTTCCTGCTCTACTGCCTGACCGCCACCGTCGCGGCCGTCGTGGACAAGGACCTCGTGCAGAGCCACGAGGAGAACGGCGACTGGGGCTACAACTGGCTGAAGACCAACTACGCCGGCTCTGGCCCCTTCACCATCCGCGAATGGCGCGCCAACGAGGCCGTGGTGATGGAGCGCAACGACAACTGGGACGGCGAGAAGCCGGCGATGGCGCGCACGATCTACCGCCACATCCCGGAAGCCGCGACCGAACGGCTGCTGCTGGAGCAGGGCGACATCGACATCGCGAGGAAGCTGCTGCCGGAAGAGATCGACGCGCTGTCGAACAATCCCGACATCAAGATCCAGAGCGGGGTGAAGGGCACGATCTTCTACCTCGGCCTGAACCAGAAGAACGAGTATCTCGCCAAGCCCGAGGTGCGCGAGGCGATGAAGTGGCTCGTCGACTACGACGCCATCGCCGAGACGCTGGTGAAGGGCATGAAGAAGAAGCACCAGACCTTCCTGCCCGAGGGCTTCCTGGGCGCGCTCGACTCGAACCCTTACAGCTTCGACCCGGCAAAGGCCAAGGAACTGCTGGCGAAGGCCGGTCTGCCCGATGGCTTCACCGTGACGATGGACACACGCAACACGCCCGAGGTGACCTCGATCGCGCAGGCGATCCAGCAGACCATGGCGCAGGCCGGGATCACGATCGAGATCATCCCCGGCGACGGCGGCCAGACGCTGGAGAAATACCGCGCCCGCACGCATGACATCTACATCGGCCAGTGGGGGCCGGACTACCAGGACCCGCACACCAACGCGACCTTCGCGCAGAACCCCGACAACTCGGACACTGCCGCCTCGAAGCCGCTGGCCTGGCGCAACGCCTGGGAGATCCCGGAGCTGACCGCCAAGGCCGATGCCGCGGTGCTGGAGCGCGATACCGAGAAGCGCGCGCAGATGTATCGCGAGATGCAGGAGGAGGTGCTGAAGACCTCGCCCTTCGTCATCATGTTCCAGGAGTCCGAGGTGGTAGCGATGCGCAAGAACGTCGAGGGCTACGTGATCGGGCCGTCGTTCAACGACAACTCCTTCGCGGCCGTGACGAAGTAG
- a CDS encoding ABC transporter ATP-binding protein yields the protein MTLIEVKDLHVTFGEVHAVRGVSFSVAEGESYGIVGESGSGKSTVLRAICGLAPISAGTVRVADEVLGRRRSAAFHRRVQMVFQDPYASLHPRHTIDRVLAEPLAIHGFKDRESRILRALDEVGLGEGFRFRYPHQLSGGQRQRVAIARALILEPRVMLLDEPTSALDASIQAEVLNLLDRLRAERGLTYILVSHDLAVVAHMCERLLVMQHGAAVEELTREGLRARTAAQPYTRALLAASEGYRPAGTPT from the coding sequence ATGACGCTGATCGAGGTCAAGGACCTGCATGTCACCTTCGGCGAGGTCCATGCCGTGCGTGGCGTCTCGTTCAGCGTGGCCGAGGGTGAAAGCTACGGCATCGTGGGCGAGAGCGGCTCGGGCAAGTCCACCGTGCTGCGCGCGATCTGCGGGCTGGCGCCGATCTCGGCAGGCACCGTCCGCGTCGCCGACGAGGTGCTCGGGCGCCGCCGTTCGGCCGCCTTCCACCGCCGGGTGCAGATGGTGTTCCAGGACCCCTATGCCTCGCTGCACCCGCGCCACACCATCGACCGGGTGCTGGCCGAGCCGCTTGCCATCCATGGCTTCAAGGACCGCGAGAGCCGCATCCTGCGCGCGCTGGATGAGGTGGGGCTGGGCGAGGGCTTCCGCTTCCGCTATCCGCACCAGCTGTCGGGCGGGCAGCGCCAGCGGGTCGCCATCGCCCGCGCGCTGATCCTCGAGCCGCGGGTGATGCTGCTGGACGAGCCGACCTCGGCGCTGGATGCCTCGATTCAGGCCGAGGTGCTGAACCTGCTCGACCGGCTGCGGGCCGAGCGCGGGCTGACCTACATCCTCGTCTCGCATGACCTGGCCGTGGTCGCGCACATGTGCGAGCGGTTGCTGGTGATGCAGCACGGCGCCGCCGTCGAGGAACTGACCCGCGAGGGGCTGCGCGCACGGACGGCCGCGCAACCCTACACCCGCGCCCTGCTTGCCGCCTCCGAAGGCTACAGACCCGCCGGGACCCCGACATGA
- a CDS encoding ABC transporter permease, whose product MTGSPQIGKGRGSALSLWLWKGTKVALTVAVTFLGLLLVTFIISRFMSVDPVLRAVGDRASKSTYDAMYQAMGLDRPVWEQFWIYLKNVLSGDLGSSFLTKRPVADDLARAFPATLELATFGILIGTLFGIPLGVISAVKQGRALDQIVRVLGLVGYSAPIFWLGLLGLLVFYARLGWVAGPGRIDIAYEYSFTATTGLLLLDSAMQGAWDAFGNVLSHIILPGALLGYFSMAYISRMTRSFMLAELAQEYVITARVKGVPEWRIIWVHALRNAAVPLVTVVALSYAGLLEGSVLTETVFAWPGLGLYLTNSLQVADMNAVLGGTLVVGAVFVSLNLLSDLLYTLLDPRTRRQVRP is encoded by the coding sequence ATGACCGGTTCGCCGCAGATCGGGAAGGGGCGCGGCAGCGCCCTTTCCCTCTGGCTCTGGAAGGGGACCAAGGTGGCCCTGACCGTCGCGGTCACCTTCCTCGGCCTTCTCCTCGTCACCTTCATCATCAGCCGCTTCATGTCGGTCGATCCGGTGCTGCGCGCCGTGGGCGACCGCGCGAGCAAGTCCACCTATGACGCGATGTATCAGGCCATGGGCCTCGACCGGCCGGTGTGGGAGCAGTTCTGGATCTATCTGAAGAACGTGCTGTCGGGCGATCTCGGCAGTTCGTTCCTGACCAAGCGCCCGGTGGCGGACGATCTTGCCCGTGCCTTTCCGGCGACGCTGGAGCTTGCGACCTTCGGCATCCTGATCGGCACGCTGTTCGGCATCCCGCTCGGCGTGATCTCGGCGGTGAAGCAGGGGCGCGCGCTCGACCAGATCGTGCGGGTGCTGGGTCTGGTCGGCTATTCCGCGCCGATCTTCTGGCTGGGCCTGCTGGGCCTGCTGGTGTTCTACGCCCGGCTCGGCTGGGTGGCGGGGCCGGGGCGGATCGACATCGCCTACGAATACAGCTTCACCGCGACGACCGGGCTTCTGCTGCTCGACAGCGCTATGCAGGGCGCGTGGGATGCCTTTGGCAACGTGCTGTCGCACATCATCCTGCCGGGCGCGCTGCTTGGCTATTTCTCGATGGCCTACATCAGCCGCATGACCCGCAGCTTCATGCTGGCGGAACTGGCGCAGGAATATGTCATCACCGCCCGCGTGAAGGGCGTGCCCGAGTGGCGGATCATCTGGGTCCATGCGCTGAGGAATGCCGCCGTGCCGCTGGTGACGGTGGTGGCGCTGTCCTATGCCGGGCTGCTGGAAGGCTCGGTCCTGACCGAGACGGTCTTCGCCTGGCCGGGCCTCGGGCTTTACCTGACCAACAGCCTGCAGGTGGCGGACATGAACGCGGTGCTGGGCGGCACTCTGGTGGTGGGCGCGGTCTTCGTCAGCCTCAACCTGCTGTCGGACCTGCTTTACACCCTTCTCGACCCGCGCACGCGGCGGCAGGTGCGGCCATGA
- a CDS encoding ABC transporter ATP-binding protein, producing the protein MIPTKPLLQVENLRVTFPTRQGPSEVVRGVSFTLGRERLGIVGESGSGKSQTGRAILGLTPPPGRTTADRLEFDGIDLRSATPRQWRSLRGIRMSMVMQDPKFSLNPVMTIGRQLMEAARRTASRAEAKDRAMAMLEAVQIRDPARVFRAWPHELSGGMGQRAMIAMMLIAEPDLLIADEPTSALDVTVQIEVLRILDRLVEDRGMGLIFISHDLRLVGSFCDRVLVMYAGRVVEELRASELSNARHPYTQGLLNCLPRIEGGRHPLPVLQRDAGWAV; encoded by the coding sequence ATGATCCCCACAAAGCCCCTGTTGCAGGTCGAGAACCTGCGCGTGACCTTCCCGACCCGGCAGGGCCCGTCCGAGGTCGTCCGTGGCGTCTCCTTCACCCTCGGGCGGGAACGCCTTGGCATTGTCGGCGAAAGCGGCTCGGGCAAGAGCCAGACCGGGCGTGCGATCCTTGGGCTCACGCCCCCGCCGGGCCGCACCACCGCGGACCGGCTGGAGTTCGACGGCATCGACCTGCGCAGCGCCACCCCCCGCCAGTGGCGAAGCCTGCGCGGCATCCGCATGTCCATGGTGATGCAGGACCCGAAGTTCTCGCTCAACCCGGTGATGACCATCGGGCGGCAGCTGATGGAGGCCGCCCGCCGCACCGCCTCGCGCGCCGAGGCGAAGGACCGCGCCATGGCGATGCTCGAGGCGGTGCAGATCCGCGATCCGGCCCGCGTCTTCCGCGCCTGGCCGCACGAACTGTCCGGCGGAATGGGCCAGCGCGCCATGATCGCCATGATGCTGATCGCCGAGCCCGACCTGCTGATCGCGGACGAACCCACGTCGGCGCTGGATGTCACCGTGCAGATCGAGGTGCTGCGCATCCTCGACCGGCTGGTCGAGGATCGCGGCATGGGCCTGATCTTCATCAGCCACGACCTGCGGCTGGTCGGCAGCTTCTGCGACCGGGTGCTGGTGATGTATGCCGGACGTGTGGTCGAGGAACTGCGCGCGTCGGAGCTTTCGAATGCGCGCCATCCCTATACGCAGGGCCTGCTGAACTGCCTGCCGCGGATCGAGGGCGGGCGCCACCCGCTGCCCGTGCTGCAGCGCGATGCCGGGTGGGCGGTCTGA
- a CDS encoding GNAT family N-acetyltransferase, with protein MKRFGEPVPGWSSASRPSGEVLEGRYARLERLSADLHAADLHRAFSGDDALWDYLPYGPFASTAAYYHWARGMEEGSDPLFYTIRDRATGHCGGVASFLRIAPEAGSIEIGHICLSPEIQRTPVATEALFLMMAWSFAAGYRRCEWKCDALNLASRRAAQRLGFSYEGTFRQAVVVKGRNRDTAWFSVIDKEWPALREAFELWLAPRNFDGFGRQVERLSDLTGLVRGGADPLL; from the coding sequence GTGAAGCGGTTCGGCGAGCCGGTTCCGGGCTGGAGTTCCGCATCGCGCCCGTCGGGCGAGGTGCTGGAGGGGCGATATGCCCGGCTGGAGCGGCTTTCGGCCGACCTCCACGCCGCGGATCTGCATCGGGCCTTCTCGGGTGACGATGCGCTGTGGGACTACCTTCCCTACGGCCCCTTCGCCTCGACGGCCGCCTATTACCACTGGGCGCGCGGCATGGAAGAGGGCAGCGATCCGCTGTTCTACACCATCCGCGACCGCGCCACCGGCCATTGCGGCGGCGTCGCGAGCTTCCTGCGCATCGCGCCGGAGGCCGGATCGATCGAGATCGGCCATATCTGCCTCTCGCCCGAGATCCAGCGCACGCCGGTGGCCACCGAGGCGCTGTTCCTGATGATGGCCTGGAGCTTCGCGGCCGGATACCGGCGGTGCGAATGGAAGTGCGACGCGCTGAACCTCGCCTCGCGCCGGGCGGCGCAGCGGCTGGGCTTCAGCTACGAGGGAACGTTCCGGCAGGCCGTGGTGGTCAAGGGGCGCAACCGCGACACGGCGTGGTTCTCGGTGATCGACAAGGAGTGGCCGGCGCTGCGCGAGGCGTTCGAGCTCTGGCTCGCACCGCGCAATTTCGACGGCTTCGGCCGGCAGGTGGAGCGGCTGTCCGACCTGACGGGTCTGGTCCGCGGCGGCGCGGACCCGCTGCTCTGA
- a CDS encoding DUF1467 family protein, translating to MSVTGAIVLYAVTWFMVFFILLPIRVQSQDEAGDVVPGTPRGAPSGFVVRRKAVLTTVVATVVWAVLCAIIWSGVISLRDIDVMGRMPPASAR from the coding sequence ATGAGCGTCACGGGCGCCATCGTCCTCTATGCCGTCACCTGGTTCATGGTGTTCTTCATCCTGCTCCCGATCCGGGTGCAGAGCCAGGACGAGGCGGGGGACGTGGTGCCCGGCACGCCGCGCGGCGCGCCCTCGGGCTTTGTCGTGCGGCGGAAGGCGGTGCTGACCACGGTGGTTGCCACCGTGGTCTGGGCCGTGCTCTGCGCGATCATCTGGTCGGGCGTGATCTCGCTGCGCGACATCGACGTGATGGGGCGGATGCCCCCGGCAAGCGCGCGGTGA
- a CDS encoding response regulator — MPYLHLLPEPPAPFPRRREGRTALPLAGLTILAVEDSHFAAEALRLLCHRSGARLRRADNLETGRAHLTRYAPDAVVVDLGLPDGAGEVLIAEIAANAGGPVILAASGDSSRREPALAAGAHAFLEKPLDSLALFQQTLLDHLPGRRHSAQDELLPPPDPFALREDLTRAADLAATVTPFTARARYLAGFVSGIARSAGDKALEQAAQEAADSPDALDMLKRMISARLAASAGAF, encoded by the coding sequence ATGCCTTATCTGCACCTTCTGCCCGAGCCGCCCGCCCCCTTCCCGCGCCGGCGCGAGGGCCGGACGGCGCTGCCGCTGGCGGGCCTGACCATCCTCGCTGTGGAAGACAGCCATTTCGCGGCCGAGGCGCTGAGGCTGCTCTGCCACCGCTCAGGCGCGCGGCTGCGGAGGGCCGACAATCTCGAGACCGGCCGGGCGCATCTGACGCGCTACGCGCCCGATGCGGTGGTCGTCGACCTGGGCCTTCCCGATGGCGCCGGAGAGGTGCTGATCGCCGAGATTGCCGCCAACGCGGGGGGGCCGGTGATCCTCGCCGCCAGCGGCGACAGCTCACGGCGGGAACCCGCGCTCGCCGCCGGGGCGCATGCCTTTCTGGAAAAGCCGCTCGACAGCCTGGCCCTGTTCCAGCAGACGCTGCTCGACCATCTGCCGGGTCGCCGGCACTCCGCGCAGGACGAGCTTCTGCCGCCGCCCGATCCCTTCGCGCTGCGCGAGGATCTGACCCGCGCAGCCGATCTTGCCGCGACGGTCACGCCCTTCACCGCGCGGGCGCGCTATCTGGCCGGCTTCGTCTCCGGCATTGCGCGCAGCGCCGGCGACAAGGCGCTGGAACAGGCCGCGCAGGAGGCCGCCGACAGCCCCGACGCGCTCGACATGCTGAAACGGATGATCAGCGCGCGACTCGCAGCCTCGGCCGGGGCGTTCTGA
- the mce gene encoding methylmalonyl-CoA epimerase, protein MIGRLNHVAIAVPDLEAAAAQYRDTLGADVGAPQDEPDHGVTVVFITLPNTKIELLYPLGENSPINGFLEKNPAGGIHHVCYEVDDILAARDRLKAAGARVLGSGEPKIGAHGKPVLFLHPKDFNGCLVELEQV, encoded by the coding sequence ATGATCGGACGCCTGAACCATGTGGCCATTGCCGTGCCCGACCTCGAGGCGGCGGCGGCGCAATACCGCGACACGCTCGGCGCCGACGTGGGCGCCCCGCAGGACGAGCCCGACCACGGCGTGACGGTCGTCTTCATCACGCTTCCGAACACCAAGATCGAGCTGCTCTATCCGCTGGGCGAAAACTCTCCGATCAACGGCTTCCTCGAGAAGAACCCGGCGGGCGGCATCCATCACGTCTGCTACGAGGTGGACGACATCCTGGCCGCGCGCGACCGGCTGAAGGCCGCGGGCGCGCGGGTGCTGGGCTCGGGCGAGCCGAAGATCGGCGCGCATGGCAAGCCCGTGCTGTTCCTGCATCCCAAGGACTTCAACGGCTGCCTCGTGGAACTGGAGCAGGTATGA